In Mesorhizobium sp., one DNA window encodes the following:
- a CDS encoding HAD-IC family P-type ATPase produces the protein MSIAVADSNNSTLSARPTWHAEPHQAVVEAFATHLDGLDTAEASSRLASIGPNELPAPPRVHPVLRFLRQFNNSLIYFLLAAGVAAAVLEHMVDAAVIVIVVVVNALVGFVQEGRAERALDAIRDMIAPQATVLRDGERHVVDAREIVPGDIVAVEAGDKVPADMRIVHACRLLADEAILTGESVPAEKREEPVAADAPLGDRFCMLYSGTLVATGQALGVVVATGAGTEIGGISTMIGRVRPLTTPLLQQIDKFGRLLTWFALVIAAAVFVFATLVRAYPWVDALMVVVALAVGVVPEGLPAVITITLAVGVQRMAARNAVVRRLPAVETLGATSVICSDKTGTLTRNEMTARRIATVSGESIVSGSGYAPEGSIRIDGAKAPSDEARDGLLLAALLCNDAEIVEKHGQWSVVGDPMEGALVTLAIKAGFHVETARELWKRVDEIPFDAQHRFMATLNESPSGERRIFVKGAPERVIGMCGAQALDGLTMPLDLEYWIGTVAEAAGRGERVLAFAAKEAGADSERLSFEAVEAGDLVLLGVVGLIDPPRDEAMDAVASCRSAGIAIKMITGDHAGTAATIARQLIIDGDPVAVEGREIDAITDEALREVVSRVSVFARTTPEHKIRIVRALQANGHIVAMTGDGVNDAPALKQADVGVAMGRKGTEAAKEAAEMVLVDDNFASIVAAVQEGRTVYDNIRKVIAWTLPTNGGEMLCVIIAIAFGLALPMTAIQMLWINLVLEVTLGLVLAFEPSEPDTMRRPPRKRDEPILSRFLVWRVVLVSLLFTAGVFVIFEYAIRQGLGEDVARTMVVNTIVVMEIFYLFNVRYMHMTSFSLIGAMGTRAVLLAIAAVVTAQLAFTYAPFMQALFGTAPIALKDGLPIIGIGILLMVILEVEKAAMRRFMPLVQIAP, from the coding sequence ATGAGCATCGCCGTGGCGGACAGCAACAATTCGACCTTGTCCGCCAGACCCACTTGGCATGCCGAGCCGCACCAGGCGGTCGTCGAGGCATTTGCCACCCACCTGGACGGGCTCGATACGGCTGAGGCGTCGAGCCGTCTCGCGAGCATCGGGCCGAACGAGCTTCCGGCGCCGCCCCGCGTCCATCCGGTGCTGCGCTTCCTGCGCCAGTTCAACAACTCGCTGATCTACTTCCTGCTTGCGGCAGGCGTTGCGGCGGCCGTGCTGGAGCACATGGTCGACGCGGCCGTCATCGTCATCGTGGTCGTGGTCAACGCCCTGGTCGGCTTCGTCCAGGAAGGGCGCGCGGAGCGCGCGCTCGACGCGATCCGCGACATGATCGCGCCGCAGGCCACCGTGCTTCGGGACGGCGAGCGCCACGTCGTCGATGCGCGCGAGATCGTGCCGGGCGACATCGTCGCGGTCGAGGCCGGCGACAAGGTGCCGGCCGACATGCGCATCGTCCATGCATGCAGGCTGCTCGCCGACGAAGCGATCCTCACCGGAGAATCCGTGCCCGCCGAGAAGCGGGAGGAACCGGTGGCGGCGGACGCGCCACTCGGCGACCGCTTCTGCATGCTCTATTCGGGCACGCTGGTGGCCACCGGCCAGGCACTCGGCGTCGTCGTGGCGACGGGAGCCGGCACCGAGATCGGCGGCATTTCGACGATGATCGGGCGCGTCAGGCCGCTTACCACGCCCCTCCTGCAGCAGATCGACAAGTTCGGCCGGCTGCTCACGTGGTTCGCGCTCGTTATCGCCGCGGCGGTCTTCGTCTTCGCCACACTGGTCCGCGCCTATCCCTGGGTCGACGCGCTCATGGTCGTCGTGGCGCTCGCCGTCGGCGTCGTCCCGGAAGGCCTGCCGGCCGTCATCACCATCACGCTGGCGGTGGGCGTCCAGCGCATGGCCGCCCGCAACGCGGTCGTGCGGCGCCTTCCCGCCGTCGAGACACTCGGCGCGACCTCGGTCATCTGCTCCGACAAGACCGGAACCCTGACGCGAAACGAAATGACCGCGCGCCGCATCGCCACCGTCTCCGGCGAATCGATCGTTTCCGGATCCGGCTATGCCCCCGAGGGATCGATCAGGATCGACGGCGCGAAGGCTCCGTCGGACGAGGCCCGCGACGGTCTCCTGCTCGCGGCCCTGCTGTGCAACGATGCCGAGATCGTCGAAAAGCACGGGCAGTGGAGCGTCGTCGGCGACCCGATGGAAGGCGCCCTCGTCACATTGGCCATCAAGGCGGGATTCCACGTCGAGACCGCGCGCGAACTCTGGAAACGTGTCGACGAGATTCCGTTCGACGCGCAGCATCGCTTCATGGCAACGCTCAACGAGAGCCCGTCCGGCGAGCGGCGCATCTTCGTCAAGGGCGCTCCCGAGCGGGTGATCGGAATGTGCGGCGCGCAGGCGCTGGACGGCCTGACGATGCCACTGGACCTCGAATACTGGATCGGCACGGTTGCCGAAGCCGCCGGCCGGGGCGAACGCGTCCTCGCTTTTGCGGCGAAGGAAGCCGGCGCGGATTCGGAAAGGTTGTCATTCGAGGCGGTGGAGGCCGGAGACCTCGTCCTCCTCGGTGTCGTCGGACTGATCGATCCGCCGCGGGACGAAGCGATGGACGCCGTTGCTTCCTGCCGTTCGGCCGGCATCGCCATCAAGATGATCACCGGCGACCATGCCGGGACCGCGGCGACGATCGCCCGCCAGCTCATCATCGATGGCGACCCCGTCGCGGTCGAGGGGCGGGAGATCGATGCGATCACCGACGAGGCACTGCGAGAGGTCGTCTCGCGCGTCAGCGTGTTCGCCCGCACCACGCCCGAACACAAGATCAGGATCGTGCGCGCGCTGCAGGCCAACGGCCACATCGTTGCAATGACCGGCGACGGCGTCAACGATGCGCCGGCGCTGAAGCAGGCAGATGTCGGCGTCGCCATGGGGAGAAAGGGCACGGAAGCGGCCAAGGAGGCGGCCGAAATGGTGCTGGTCGACGACAATTTCGCCTCGATCGTCGCCGCGGTGCAGGAAGGACGGACGGTCTACGACAACATCCGCAAGGTCATCGCCTGGACGCTCCCCACCAATGGCGGAGAGATGCTGTGCGTCATCATCGCCATCGCGTTTGGCCTCGCCCTTCCGATGACCGCCATTCAGATGCTCTGGATCAACCTGGTCCTCGAAGTCACGCTTGGACTCGTTCTGGCCTTCGAGCCCTCCGAACCAGACACCATGCGCCGGCCCCCACGCAAACGGGACGAACCCATCCTGTCCAGGTTCCTCGTCTGGCGGGTGGTGCTCGTGTCGCTGTTGTTCACCGCCGGCGTTTTCGTCATCTTCGAATACGCGATACGGCAGGGGCTGGGGGAGGACGTCGCGCGCACGATGGTGGTCAACACGATCGTGGTGATGGAGATCTTCTACCTTTTCAATGTGCGCTACATGCACATGACCTCGTTCAGCCTGATCGGCGCCATGGGCACGCGCGCCGTGCTGCTGGCGATCGCCGCGGTCGTGACCGCCCAGCTGGCATTCACCTACGCGCCGTTCATGCAGGCACTGTTCGGGACCGCGCCGATCGCGCTGAAGGACGGATTGCCGATCATCGGGATCGGCATCCTGCTCATGGTGATCCTGGAAGTCGAGAAGGCCGCCATGCGCCGCTTCATGCCGCTGGTCCAGATCGCACCCTGA
- the fabB gene encoding beta-ketoacyl-ACP synthase I, with the protein MRRVVVTGLGIVSSIGNNADEVRESLRQAKSGISFSPEFAEHGFRCQVWGAPTLDPTSLVDRRAMRFLHKGGAWNHVAMQQAIADAGLEENDITNERTGIVMGSGGPSTRTIVEAAEITIKNNSPKRIGPFAVPKAMSSTASATLATWFKIHGVNYSISSACSTSAHCIGNAAEMIQWGKQDVMFAGGHEDLDWTMSNLFDAMGAMSSKFNDRPTVASRAYDADRDGFVIAGGAGVVVLEELERAKARGAKIYCELVGYGATSDGYDMVAPSGEGAVRCMRQALATVKGPVDYINTHGTSTPVGDSKEMGAIREVFGDRIPHISSTKSLTGHSLGAAGVQESIYSILMMQAGFLGESAHIENFDPEFDGMPVLRKRIDNARIDTVLSNSFGFGGTNATLVFQRLAD; encoded by the coding sequence ATGAGGCGTGTCGTCGTCACCGGTCTCGGCATCGTATCGTCCATCGGCAACAATGCGGACGAGGTGCGCGAATCGCTGCGCCAGGCGAAGTCGGGTATCAGCTTCTCGCCGGAATTCGCCGAGCACGGCTTCCGCTGCCAGGTCTGGGGCGCGCCGACACTCGATCCAACGAGTCTCGTCGACCGGCGCGCCATGCGCTTCCTGCACAAGGGCGGGGCATGGAACCACGTCGCCATGCAGCAGGCCATCGCGGATGCCGGGCTGGAAGAAAACGACATCACCAACGAGCGCACCGGCATTGTCATGGGCTCGGGCGGTCCGTCGACGCGTACCATCGTCGAGGCGGCCGAAATCACGATCAAGAACAACAGCCCGAAGCGGATCGGACCGTTCGCGGTGCCGAAGGCGATGTCGTCGACCGCTTCGGCGACACTCGCGACCTGGTTCAAGATTCACGGCGTCAACTATTCGATCTCGTCGGCCTGCTCGACCTCGGCGCACTGCATCGGCAATGCCGCGGAAATGATCCAGTGGGGCAAGCAGGACGTGATGTTCGCCGGCGGCCACGAGGATCTCGACTGGACCATGTCGAACCTGTTCGACGCGATGGGCGCCATGTCGTCGAAATTCAACGACCGTCCGACCGTTGCCTCGCGTGCCTATGACGCCGACCGCGACGGGTTCGTGATCGCCGGCGGCGCCGGGGTGGTGGTGCTCGAGGAACTCGAGCGGGCCAAGGCGCGCGGCGCGAAGATCTACTGCGAGCTCGTCGGCTACGGCGCGACGTCGGACGGCTACGACATGGTCGCCCCGTCCGGCGAAGGCGCGGTGCGCTGCATGCGCCAGGCGCTCGCCACCGTCAAAGGGCCGGTCGACTACATCAACACGCACGGCACATCGACGCCTGTCGGCGATTCCAAGGAGATGGGTGCGATCCGCGAGGTCTTCGGCGACCGGATCCCCCATATCTCGTCGACCAAGTCGCTCACCGGCCATTCGCTGGGCGCGGCCGGCGTGCAGGAATCGATCTACTCGATCCTGATGATGCAAGCCGGCTTCCTCGGCGAGAGCGCCCATATCGAGAATTTCGACCCGGAGTTCGACGGCATGCCGGTCCTGCGCAAGCGGATCGACAATGCCAGGATCGATACGGTGCTTTCGAACTCGTTCGGCTTCGGCGGCACCAATGCGACGCTGGTCTTCCAGCGCCTGGCAGATTGA
- a CDS encoding DUF126 domain-containing protein, with amino-acid sequence MTALQAEILVAGRAGHGEALVLDEPISFWGGVDPKTGRIADVRHPQHGESIAGKVLFLPGTIGSSSASAVLLELVRNGHAPAALVMHEPDAILLLGLIVAKEMGWETPVAVRLGRRRFDDWRGRSATIDAGGTVSMSTSA; translated from the coding sequence ATGACCGCGCTTCAGGCCGAAATCCTCGTCGCCGGACGCGCCGGGCACGGCGAGGCGCTGGTGCTCGACGAGCCGATCAGCTTCTGGGGCGGCGTCGATCCGAAGACCGGCCGCATCGCCGATGTGCGTCATCCGCAGCATGGCGAATCGATCGCCGGCAAGGTGCTGTTCCTGCCCGGCACGATCGGTTCCTCGTCCGCGTCGGCGGTCCTGCTCGAACTCGTGCGCAACGGCCACGCGCCGGCCGCGCTGGTCATGCACGAACCCGACGCGATCCTGCTGCTGGGCCTGATCGTGGCAAAGGAGATGGGCTGGGAGACGCCGGTGGCGGTGCGGCTGGGGCGTCGCCGCTTCGATGACTGGCGCGGACGATCGGCCACGATCGACGCCGGCGGCACCGTCTCCATGTCGACTTCAGCCTGA
- the irrA gene encoding iron response transcriptional regulator IrrA, producing MEKATNSAGRDVETRVRDAGLRPTRQRISLASLLFAKGDRHLTAEELHEEAQGAGVAVSLATVYNTLHQFTDAGMLRILAVEGAKTYFDTNTSDHHHFYVEGENKVLDIDAGPVTVGNVPEPPPGMEIANIDIVIRLRPKRG from the coding sequence ATGGAAAAGGCAACCAACAGCGCTGGACGGGATGTGGAGACGCGTGTGCGCGACGCCGGCCTTCGCCCGACGCGCCAGCGGATCTCGCTGGCCTCGCTGCTGTTCGCCAAGGGCGATCGCCACCTGACGGCCGAGGAATTGCACGAGGAAGCCCAAGGCGCAGGCGTCGCGGTCTCGCTGGCCACTGTCTACAATACGCTGCACCAGTTCACCGATGCCGGAATGCTGCGCATCCTGGCGGTCGAGGGGGCGAAAACATATTTTGACACCAATACGTCGGACCATCACCATTTCTACGTCGAGGGCGAGAACAAGGTGCTCGACATCGATGCGGGTCCGGTGACGGTGGGCAACGTGCCGGAACCGCCGCCCGGCATGGAAATCGCCAATATCGACATAGTCATCCGGCTTCGCCCCAAGCGGGGCTGA
- a CDS encoding SH3 domain-containing protein, whose product MALCLGLAGFAFNAAPVSLSIGQAHAQAVGPNKSGLPLPRFVTLKSGRVNLRIGPGRNYPVEWMYLKSGLPVEVIQEFDNWRRVRDSEGTEGWINQSLLSGKRSGIAAPWFKGKETAVPMRAQPAEDARLVASIEPGAMGEIETCNGTWCRMRFDSYKGWVPQNLLWGAYPNETIDD is encoded by the coding sequence CTGGCTCTGTGCTTGGGGCTGGCGGGTTTCGCGTTCAATGCTGCTCCCGTCTCGCTGTCGATCGGCCAGGCGCACGCCCAGGCTGTCGGACCGAACAAGAGCGGCCTGCCGCTGCCCCGATTCGTCACCTTGAAGTCGGGACGGGTGAACCTGCGCATCGGGCCTGGCCGCAACTATCCGGTCGAGTGGATGTACCTGAAATCCGGACTGCCCGTCGAAGTCATTCAGGAGTTCGACAATTGGCGGCGAGTGCGTGATTCCGAAGGCACGGAAGGCTGGATCAACCAGTCGCTGCTTTCGGGCAAGCGCAGCGGCATCGCGGCGCCCTGGTTCAAAGGCAAGGAGACAGCCGTGCCGATGCGCGCACAGCCGGCCGAGGACGCGCGGCTGGTGGCATCGATCGAACCCGGCGCCATGGGCGAAATTGAAACCTGCAACGGCACATGGTGCCGGATGCGTTTCGACAGCTACAAGGGTTGGGTGCCCCAGAACCTGCTCTGGGGCGCGTATCCGAACGAGACGATCGACGACTGA
- a CDS encoding molybdopterin-synthase adenylyltransferase MoeB, with translation MADATLSDLELERYARHIVLAEVGGPGQQKLKRARVLVVGAGGLGAPVLLYLAAAGVGTLGIVDDDTVSLSNLQRQVIHDTAAVGRTKVDSAATTVGRINPHVEIEPHVLRLDADNAEGLVAAYDIVIDGSDNFDTRYVLADACAAARKPLVSGAVGRFDGSLTVLIPWEHDEKGRPNPTYRDLYPEAPPPGMVPSCAVAGVVGALTGVIGTLQAMEAIKLITGAGEPLLGRLLLYDSLGARFDTIRYSASKDET, from the coding sequence ATGGCTGACGCGACTCTCTCGGACCTCGAACTGGAGCGCTATGCCCGCCACATCGTGCTGGCGGAAGTCGGCGGGCCGGGCCAGCAGAAGCTGAAGCGGGCGCGGGTGCTGGTGGTCGGTGCCGGCGGGCTGGGCGCACCTGTGCTGCTCTATCTCGCCGCCGCCGGCGTCGGCACGCTCGGCATCGTCGACGACGACACCGTCTCGCTGTCCAACCTGCAGCGGCAGGTGATCCACGACACGGCGGCGGTCGGCCGCACGAAAGTCGACAGCGCGGCCACGACGGTCGGGCGCATCAACCCGCATGTGGAGATCGAGCCGCATGTGCTCCGTCTCGACGCCGACAACGCGGAGGGCCTCGTCGCCGCTTATGACATCGTCATCGACGGGTCGGACAATTTCGACACCCGCTATGTGCTGGCGGACGCCTGCGCGGCGGCGCGAAAGCCGCTCGTCTCGGGCGCCGTCGGCCGGTTCGACGGCTCGCTGACCGTACTGATCCCGTGGGAGCATGACGAAAAGGGCCGGCCGAACCCGACCTATCGCGACCTCTATCCCGAAGCGCCGCCGCCCGGCATGGTGCCGAGCTGCGCGGTGGCCGGCGTCGTCGGTGCGCTCACCGGCGTCATCGGCACGCTGCAGGCGATGGAGGCGATCAAGCTCATCACCGGAGCCGGCGAGCCGCTCCTCGGGCGGCTCTTGCTCTACGATTCGCTCGGCGCCCGGTTCGACACGATCCGATACTCGGCATCAAAGGACGAGACATAG
- a CDS encoding D-glycerate dehydrogenase — MPGKKKPLVVITRKLPDPVETRMRELFDARLNLDDHPMSQPELVAAIREADVLVPTVTDRIDAALIAQAGPNLKLIANFGNGVDNIDIAAAQKQGITVTNTPNVLNEDTADMTMALMLAVPRRLVEGANVLQGEAGSWQGWSPTWMLGRRIWGKRLGIVGMGRIGTAVARRAKAFGLSIHYHNRKRVSPAVEEELEATYWESLDQMLARMDIVSVNCPSTPATYHLLSARRLALMQPTAYVVNIARGEIVDEDALVKMIEQGKLAGAGLDVFAHEPAVSPKLVKLAKKGKVVILPHMGSATLEGRIDMGEKVIINIRTFFDGHRPPDRVLPSRG, encoded by the coding sequence ATGCCGGGGAAGAAGAAGCCTCTCGTCGTCATCACCCGCAAATTGCCCGATCCGGTGGAAACCCGGATGCGCGAGCTGTTCGACGCGCGGCTCAACCTCGACGACCACCCGATGAGCCAGCCCGAACTGGTCGCCGCGATCCGCGAAGCGGACGTGCTGGTCCCGACCGTGACGGACCGTATCGACGCGGCGCTGATCGCGCAGGCCGGCCCCAACCTCAAGCTCATCGCCAATTTCGGCAACGGCGTCGACAATATCGACATCGCCGCGGCGCAGAAGCAGGGCATCACCGTCACCAATACGCCGAACGTCCTCAACGAGGACACCGCGGACATGACCATGGCGCTAATGCTCGCGGTGCCGCGCCGCCTCGTCGAGGGCGCGAACGTCCTGCAGGGCGAGGCCGGATCCTGGCAGGGCTGGTCGCCGACCTGGATGCTCGGCCGACGCATCTGGGGAAAACGTCTGGGCATCGTCGGCATGGGTCGCATCGGCACCGCGGTGGCCCGGCGGGCGAAGGCCTTCGGCCTTTCGATCCACTACCACAACCGCAAACGCGTTTCCCCCGCGGTCGAGGAAGAGCTCGAGGCAACCTATTGGGAGAGCCTCGACCAGATGCTGGCGCGGATGGACATCGTCTCCGTCAACTGCCCCTCGACCCCTGCCACCTATCACCTGCTGTCGGCGCGTCGGTTGGCGCTGATGCAGCCCACCGCCTATGTCGTGAACATCGCCCGCGGCGAGATCGTCGACGAGGACGCGCTGGTCAAGATGATCGAGCAGGGGAAGCTTGCAGGCGCCGGCCTCGACGTCTTCGCCCATGAGCCGGCGGTGAGCCCCAAGCTCGTCAAACTCGCCAAGAAAGGCAAGGTCGTGATCCTGCCGCACATGGGCTCGGCCACGCTCGAAGGCCGCATCGACATGGGCGAGAAGGTGATCATCAACATCCGCACCTTCTTCGACGGCCACCGGCCGCCGGACAGGGTGCTGCCGTCCAGGGGCTGA
- a CDS encoding alpha/beta family hydrolase: MHCGDPRPAIASGHDRFVYDGAPTAKATLLLAHGAGAPMDSDWMNTIAAKIAGHGIRVARFEFGYMAARRAGNRPPPSPANKLIGEYVGAIGSVERSGPLFIGGKSLGGRMASMIADKQFKDGVIAGLVCLGYPFHPPGQPEKLRTDHLENLACPTLICQGERDPFGTREEVASYPLSPKIAVEWLTDGDHDLKPRKASGATFDGNLDIAAKSVAEFIQRASHG, from the coding sequence ATGCATTGCGGTGATCCCCGGCCGGCGATAGCTTCCGGGCATGACCGATTCGTCTATGACGGCGCCCCGACGGCGAAGGCCACGCTCCTGCTCGCGCATGGCGCGGGCGCGCCGATGGATTCCGACTGGATGAACACTATCGCGGCGAAGATCGCCGGCCACGGCATCCGCGTCGCGCGGTTCGAGTTCGGCTACATGGCGGCGAGGCGTGCCGGCAATCGCCCGCCGCCCTCGCCGGCCAACAAGCTGATCGGCGAGTATGTCGGTGCGATCGGCAGCGTCGAGCGCAGCGGGCCGCTCTTCATCGGCGGCAAGTCGCTCGGCGGCCGCATGGCCTCGATGATCGCCGACAAGCAGTTCAAGGACGGTGTGATCGCCGGCCTCGTCTGCCTCGGCTACCCCTTCCATCCGCCCGGCCAGCCCGAGAAGCTGCGAACCGACCATCTGGAAAATCTCGCCTGTCCGACCCTGATCTGCCAGGGCGAGCGCGACCCGTTCGGCACGCGGGAGGAGGTCGCCTCCTACCCGCTGTCGCCGAAGATCGCGGTCGAATGGCTGACCGACGGCGACCACGACTTGAAGCCGCGCAAGGCCTCCGGCGCCACCTTCGACGGCAATCTCGACATCGCGGCGAAGTCGGTGGCGGAATTCATTCAGAGGGCTTCGCATGGCTGA
- a CDS encoding aconitase X catalytic domain-containing protein, giving the protein MALALTDEQRAMASGERGEGAAMAMRIVAKTAELLGAPRLIPIASAHIDGALYHGDSGTLFAEKLVDGGAKVAVRATLNVGALDLTGCSRDRLPGHERGMARRMMEAYRTLGCEPSWTCAPYQAGHRPAQGTDVAWGESNAVVFCNSVLGARTNRYGDFLDIACAIAGHAPDYGLHRPESRRARFVFDVSALAPSFLASEIAWPVLGSLYGREAGNDVGVVTGVARHPGEDALKAFGAAAASSGAVGLFHLAGVTPEAPDLSTALGGEEPERTIVVTAEMARKAQLRLSTAGPVDRIDAVAIGSPHLSPREFEELARLIGGRRLAVPFYACTGRHALAHLDKCGLRRGLEASGVTIVADTCVVVTPIMEEIGGGVLMTNSGKFAHYAPGNTGYAVIYGSLADCVESAVAGRPLLPGLTG; this is encoded by the coding sequence TTGGCACTCGCCCTCACCGACGAACAGCGTGCCATGGCGTCCGGCGAGCGGGGCGAAGGCGCCGCCATGGCGATGCGGATCGTGGCGAAGACGGCGGAGCTGCTCGGCGCGCCGCGGCTGATCCCGATCGCCTCGGCGCATATCGACGGCGCGCTCTATCACGGCGATTCCGGCACGCTGTTCGCCGAAAAGCTGGTCGATGGCGGCGCGAAAGTCGCAGTCCGTGCCACGCTGAACGTCGGCGCGCTCGACCTGACCGGCTGCTCCCGCGACCGCCTGCCCGGGCACGAGCGCGGCATGGCGCGGCGGATGATGGAGGCCTACCGCACGCTCGGCTGCGAGCCGAGCTGGACCTGCGCGCCCTACCAGGCGGGGCATCGTCCGGCGCAGGGCACCGATGTCGCGTGGGGCGAATCCAACGCCGTCGTGTTCTGCAATTCGGTGCTCGGCGCGCGGACCAACCGTTACGGCGACTTCCTCGACATCGCCTGCGCGATCGCCGGACATGCGCCCGACTATGGCCTGCACCGTCCGGAGAGCCGCCGGGCGCGCTTCGTCTTCGACGTCTCGGCTCTCGCGCCCTCCTTCCTCGCCTCCGAAATCGCCTGGCCGGTGCTGGGCAGCCTCTACGGACGCGAGGCGGGCAACGATGTCGGCGTCGTGACAGGCGTCGCCCGCCATCCCGGCGAGGACGCGCTCAAAGCCTTCGGCGCGGCCGCGGCATCGTCAGGCGCCGTCGGGCTGTTCCACCTCGCGGGCGTCACGCCTGAAGCGCCCGATCTTTCGACGGCCCTGGGCGGCGAAGAACCGGAGCGGACGATCGTGGTGACGGCCGAAATGGCACGGAAGGCGCAGTTGCGGCTGAGCACCGCAGGGCCGGTCGATCGAATCGACGCGGTGGCGATCGGCAGTCCGCACCTGTCGCCGCGCGAGTTCGAGGAGCTGGCGCGGCTGATCGGCGGGCGCAGGCTCGCCGTCCCGTTCTATGCCTGCACCGGGCGCCACGCCCTCGCCCATCTCGACAAATGCGGATTGCGCAGGGGACTCGAGGCGTCCGGCGTGACGATCGTCGCCGACACCTGCGTCGTGGTCACGCCGATCATGGAGGAGATCGGCGGCGGCGTGCTGATGACAAATTCCGGCAAGTTCGCCCACTATGCGCCCGGCAATACCGGCTATGCCGTCATCTACGGCTCGCTCGCCGACTGCGTCGAAAGCGCGGTCGCGGGCCGCCCGCTTCTTCCGGGCCTGACGGGATGA
- the fabA gene encoding 3-hydroxyacyl-[acyl-carrier-protein] dehydratase FabA has protein sequence MAEKKSSFGYEDLLACAKGDLFGPGNAQLPYPPMLMFDRITEISETGGAFDKGFIRADFAIHRDLWFFPCHFIDNPIMPGCLGLDALWQLTGFYLGWLGEPGKGMALSTGEVKFKGMVTPKTKLVEYGVDFKRVMRGRLVLGIADGWLKADGEQIYTATDLRVGLAKQDASAA, from the coding sequence ATGGCCGAGAAGAAGAGCAGCTTTGGCTACGAAGACCTCCTGGCTTGCGCAAAAGGGGATCTGTTCGGCCCCGGCAATGCCCAGCTTCCCTATCCGCCGATGCTGATGTTCGATCGCATCACCGAGATCAGCGAGACCGGCGGGGCGTTCGACAAGGGCTTCATCCGCGCCGATTTCGCGATCCACCGCGATCTCTGGTTCTTCCCCTGCCATTTTATCGACAATCCGATCATGCCAGGTTGCCTCGGTCTCGATGCGCTGTGGCAGCTGACCGGATTCTACCTCGGCTGGCTGGGCGAACCGGGCAAGGGCATGGCGCTCTCGACGGGCGAGGTCAAGTTCAAGGGAATGGTCACACCGAAAACGAAGCTCGTCGAATATGGCGTCGACTTCAAGCGCGTGATGCGCGGACGCCTGGTCCTCGGCATCGCCGACGGATGGCTGAAGGCGGACGGGGAACAGATCTACACGGCTACCGATCTTCGCGTCGGCCTCGCCAAACAGGACGCGTCCGCCGCCTAG
- a CDS encoding glucose 1-dehydrogenase produces the protein MMNDFKGKVAIVTGGASGIGEAIARDLAKGGAKVIVADLNKEHADKVAAEIKASGGTAVGFAADMADAQAVERMVAFAVDTYGALHLAVNNAGIGGPIAPVADYPLDGWKSVIDINLNGVFYCLKYEIAAMLKSGGGAIVNMASILGSVGTPGSSAYVSAKHALLGLTKTAALEYAQQGIRVVAVGPGYIDTPLLSNNLDAETLGQLAGLHPVGRIGRSEEVSALTCFLLSDAASFITGSYHLVDGGYTAH, from the coding sequence ATGATGAACGACTTCAAGGGCAAGGTTGCGATCGTCACCGGCGGCGCGTCGGGGATCGGCGAGGCAATCGCGCGGGATCTGGCCAAAGGCGGCGCGAAGGTGATCGTCGCCGACCTGAACAAGGAGCACGCCGACAAGGTGGCCGCGGAGATCAAGGCTTCCGGCGGCACCGCCGTCGGCTTTGCCGCCGATATGGCCGATGCGCAGGCGGTCGAGCGGATGGTCGCGTTTGCCGTCGACACCTATGGAGCGCTGCATCTGGCGGTCAACAATGCCGGGATCGGCGGGCCGATCGCCCCCGTCGCCGACTACCCGCTGGACGGCTGGAAGTCGGTGATCGACATCAACCTGAACGGCGTCTTCTACTGCCTCAAATACGAGATCGCGGCGATGCTGAAGTCCGGCGGCGGCGCGATCGTCAACATGGCCTCCATCCTGGGCTCGGTCGGCACGCCCGGTTCGAGCGCCTACGTGTCCGCCAAGCATGCGCTGCTCGGCCTGACGAAGACCGCGGCGCTCGAATATGCGCAGCAGGGCATCCGCGTCGTCGCCGTCGGTCCGGGCTATATCGACACGCCGCTTTTGTCGAACAATCTCGACGCGGAGACGCTCGGCCAGCTCGCCGGTCTCCATCCCGTCGGACGCATCGGCCGGTCTGAAGAAGTGTCGGCCCTGACGTGCTTCCTGCTGTCCGATGCCGCGAGTTTCATCACCGGCAGCTATCATCTGGTCGACGGCGGCTACACGGCGCATTAA